A genomic segment from Zygotorulaspora mrakii chromosome 1, complete sequence encodes:
- the SYM1 gene encoding ethanol metabolism protein (similar to Saccharomyces cerevisiae SYM1 (YLR251W); ancestral locus Anc_1.384), whose translation MSKVFRFYQESLRKHPKKTNAVMTGSLFGAGDIIAQIFFPSKEGDGKYDYMRTTRSVVYGSMVFSFIGDKWFRFVNNKLVLPRTAPSHWTNTIYRVTVDQLLFAPALIPLYFGSLTLMEGKSLSVAKHKIDERWWETLRNSWFVWPPFQLLNFSLVPVQHRLLAANCLAIFWNTYLSYKNSVALSEDDKVKVNYPPIVE comes from the coding sequence ATGAGTAAAGTTTTCAGGTTCTATCAGGAATCTTTGAGGAAGCATCCAAAGAAGACCAATGCAGTCATGACAGGAAGTCTCTTTGGTGCTGGCGATATCATTGCACAGATTTTCTTCCCCAGCAAGGAGGGTGACGGAAAATACGACTACATGAGAACAACTAGATCTGTAGTCTATGGTTCGATGGtattttcatttattgGCGATAAATGGTTTAGGTTTGTTAATAATAAACTTGTCCTTCCCAGAACGGCACCTTCACACTGGACCAATACCATATATCGGGTTACTGTCGATCAACTATTATTTGCGCCGGCTTTGATACCACTTTATTTTGGATCACTCACGCTTATGGAAGGTAAGTCACTCAGTGTTGCCAAGCATAAGATAGACGAAAGATGGTGGGAAACTCTGAGAAACAGTTGGTTCGTTTGGCCGCCTTTCCAATTGTTGAATTTCTCATTAGTTCCAGTTCAGCATAGATTATTGGCAGCAAATTGTCTGGCCATCTTCTGGAACACCTATTTGTCATATAAGAACTCCGTAGCATTATCGGAGGATGACAAGGTGAAAGTTAATTATCCACCCATAGTTGAATAG